TCAAGGAAACAACATCCTCAACGTTTAAGGAGTTAAACTGTGACAAGTCAAATTTAGCTGTTTTTAATTCATTATTGAAGCAGTTACTTTGTTTTGAGCCAAATGGAAAACAAACAGTACACCTCCTTCAATGAGCTTAGAAAATCATGCTGGGTTCCAGGTACCTCTTCAACTGGTACGACCTTTGGATGCCAATTTGCTGAATGGCTTCAAACTTGGGCTTGAAGGGGAGCACCAATATGTTAATGCTGGTCTCGCTATTGCACTGTCCTCTACGTGGCTTCAGAGGACAGGTCATCTTGAAGTCCCATACCCAGAACACACTGTAAGTTCTATGAGTGATCAGttcttcttttcattcatGATTTTTATGTTGAttgatttatataattatttatataattattcgGATGGAATAGACCTCTCTGCCAGAGCAGTTCATAAAAGGACTAACTGCTACAGTCAGTTTACAAGGACGGGCTCAAATTGTCCCCGATAACAATGAAAGCCCTGAAGATCTTGTGTTCTATTTGGACGGTGCCCATAGCCCAGAAAGCATGGAAATATGCGCAAGATGGTTTTCTCTTTCCATTAAGGGTGACTCCCAGGAAAAAATCTTGAGTTGTCAGCCACTGGATGTTTCCAGATCATCACATGATTTGGTACAGAGGAAACCTGATGGAAAATCCAGGAAGAATTCAACACAGGTAGAGCACAAAACTCTTGATCGTCACTTAGTCGATGGGCATTCAATTCCTTTTTTTGCTAGGTATTTGTATCCACTTTCTTGCGCAATTTTGTGCTTTATAGGGTGCATGATGATTTTATGATTGGATCAGGAGACTTCATCATAtatccaaattttcaatttatatttggttTAGAATTAATAGCCTTGCATCCTGAGTTGACATGAACACTGGGaagatcaattttttttataaatagtcaaatgtgtttttttatattatagtATTAAAAATTAAGCCTTGGAGatgcttcattttcttcttgctATTACTgagaaaaattcttgaaaaataCTTGCAGATACTGCTGTTTAATTGTATGTCAGTGAGGGATCCTCAGTTGCTTCTTCCGAACCTGATGAAAACATGTGCTAGTCATGGTGAGCATCAAGAAGCATTATTTGATGCGATTTCCTCAATTTTTGTAGAGAAATATTACCATCCAGTAAACTTTAAAGATCTAAAATGAATTTATAGATTAAGAATTATTAGTACGTAAAAATGATAAAGTGCATGGAATTTAGATCTGCAATGAGTTTATTGGTGATGAACTTAGAGTATGGATAATTTTACTCTTGATTGGTGTCAGAACCTTAATTGTTGATTGGATTTTCAATCAAGTTTCTGTAAATACAGTTTCTATTTTCAAAGGAATTTATGGCAATTTGGTTGATATCTTAGGTGTATACTTCAAGAAGGCTCTATTTGTACCAAACACATCAGTGTATAACAAGGTGGGTTCGCATTCCTTACCTGCGACTGATTCTCAAGTTGATTTGTCATGGCAGTTCGTGCTTCAAAGAGTTTGGGAAAACCTAATGGTGGGTGACAAAGGTAAGTGAGTTATAACATAAAATGTCAATTAAGTTATTCTCTTCTACCTTGGTTTTCAATCAAAATGTACATGGATCATAATTCTGGGGTGCACTGAAGGTTCTTTGTATTTCTCATTCTGAagtgtttctcttttttaactTTAGCAGGAGGTGATGAGAAGAGCACAGGCGCTGTTTTTGAAGAACTAACAGATGATACGGAAATGGCTGTCAGAAGTTGTGAAAATAGTGCAGTCTTCCCCTCTCTCCCGTCAGC
The Prunus dulcis chromosome 2, ALMONDv2, whole genome shotgun sequence DNA segment above includes these coding regions:
- the LOC117617247 gene encoding folylpolyglutamate synthase isoform X5 — its product is MPSYFRFLALLAFKIFAAEEVDVAILEVGLGGKYDATNVVKAPVVCGVSSLGYDHMEILGNTLGAIAGEKAGIFKPGVPALTVPQPDEAMCVLEEKASELNVPLQLVRPLDANLLNGFKLGLEGEHQYVNAGLAIALSSTWLQRTGHLEVPYPEHTTSLPEQFIKGLTATVSLQGRAQIVPDNNESPEDLVFYLDGAHSPESMEICARWFSLSIKGDSQEKILSCQPLDVSRSSHDLVQRKPDGKSRKNSTQILLFNCMSVRDPQLLLPNLMKTCASHGVYFKKALFVPNTSVYNKVGSHSLPATDSQVDLSWQFVLQRVWENLMVGDKAGGDEKSTGAVFEELTDDTEMAVRSCENSAVFPSLPSAIKWLRDSVRKSQSVRFQVLVTGSLHLIGDVLKLIKK
- the LOC117617247 gene encoding folylpolyglutamate synthase isoform X3, which gives rise to MGEGGDGSSKPTPYEEALDALSSLITKRSRADTSNNGDCFELLSDYLKILELEEPISQLKIIHVAGTKGKGSTCTFTESILRHCGFRTGLFTSPHLIDVRERFRLDGVDISEEKFLAYFWWCFERLMEKASDGIPMPSYFRFLALLAFKIFAAEEVDVAILEVGLGGKYDATNVVPLQLVRPLDANLLNGFKLGLEGEHQYVNAGLAIALSSTWLQRTGHLEVPYPEHTTSLPEQFIKGLTATVSLQGRAQIVPDNNESPEDLVFYLDGAHSPESMEICARWFSLSIKGDSQEKILSCQPLDVSRSSHDLVQRKPDGKSRKNSTQILLFNCMSVRDPQLLLPNLMKTCASHGVYFKKALFVPNTSVYNKVGSHSLPATDSQVDLSWQFVLQRVWENLMVGDKAGGDEKSTGAVFEELTDDTEMAVRSCENSAVFPSLPSAIKWLRDSVRKSQSVRFQVLVTGSLHLIGDVLKLIKK